One genomic region from Deinococcus apachensis DSM 19763 encodes:
- a CDS encoding glycosyltransferase, with protein MRNKRGRSSSLSGLSGVYLGAALGFLALKGATLLLNAAVFPRLRPQPVPPGSPRVSILIPARDEAHNLPLTLPGVLAQGADEVLVLDDGSGDRTAQIARGLGARVIPGQPLPPGWFGKPWACQQLGEAARGEVLIFTDADVRWHPGALGAVLQELATRKADLLTVLPRPEELTPGARILTPLVDAVVLCLLPYPLLQTRWPLATTANGQLMAFRREAYEALGGHACVRAEMLEDTVFARRLKARGGRVRQALGQECVGVRMYGGYRESVAGFGKNAVGVHLNSRVLMVTLGLWHGAVYALPWLVPARSSAWWTLRLAGLLERALVNVVTGRRTPADLAEGLLGPLTPLFALPAYRLALRRRVTWKGREYAQ; from the coding sequence ATGAGGAACAAGCGGGGCCGCAGCTCCTCTCTGTCTGGTCTGTCTGGCGTGTACCTGGGCGCTGCCCTGGGCTTCCTGGCCCTCAAGGGCGCCACGCTGCTGCTCAACGCCGCCGTCTTCCCCCGCCTGCGGCCCCAACCTGTTCCTCCCGGCTCCCCCCGCGTCTCGATCCTGATTCCCGCCCGCGACGAGGCGCACAACCTCCCCCTCACCCTCCCCGGCGTGCTGGCGCAGGGGGCCGATGAGGTCCTGGTCCTGGACGACGGCAGCGGGGACAGGACGGCACAGATTGCGCGGGGACTGGGCGCGCGGGTGATCCCCGGTCAGCCCCTCCCGCCCGGCTGGTTCGGCAAACCCTGGGCCTGCCAGCAACTCGGTGAGGCGGCGAGAGGGGAGGTGCTGATCTTTACCGATGCGGATGTGCGCTGGCATCCCGGTGCGTTGGGGGCGGTCCTCCAAGAGCTGGCGACACGGAAGGCCGACCTGCTCACTGTTCTCCCCAGGCCCGAGGAGTTGACGCCAGGCGCCCGCATTCTGACCCCGCTGGTAGACGCCGTGGTGCTCTGTCTCCTGCCCTACCCGCTCCTCCAGACCCGGTGGCCCCTCGCCACGACCGCGAACGGGCAACTGATGGCGTTCAGGCGTGAAGCCTACGAGGCGCTGGGCGGTCATGCCTGTGTCCGCGCCGAGATGCTGGAGGACACCGTGTTCGCCCGCCGCCTCAAGGCCCGGGGAGGCCGGGTGAGGCAGGCGTTGGGGCAGGAATGCGTTGGGGTGCGGATGTACGGCGGCTACCGCGAGTCGGTCGCGGGCTTCGGCAAGAACGCGGTCGGGGTGCATCTGAATTCCCGCGTGCTGATGGTCACCCTGGGCCTGTGGCACGGGGCGGTGTACGCCCTGCCGTGGCTCGTCCCGGCCCGCTCGTCCGCCTGGTGGACCCTCCGGCTCGCCGGGCTGCTCGAACGCGCCCTCGTCAACGTCGTAACGGGGCGCCGCACTCCGGCCGATCTTGCCGAGGGGCTGCTCGGCCCCCTCACCCCCCTGTTCGCCCTACCCGCCTACCGGCTCGCCCTGCGCCGCCGCGTGACCTGGAAGGGCCGCGAGTACGCGCAGTGA
- a CDS encoding 3-oxoacyl-ACP synthase III family protein, whose amino-acid sequence MTGTLNIRILATAQALPRRVVSTAEAADWCGVNPHIAERRTGVRERRWLSGGETALTLGAQAAREAIRAAGLAPNDVDVLLNASGSQLQPIPDGAALLACELGLRGAATYSLHGTCLSFLLALHHAALLVHTGQARRVLIVSSEAGSVGLNPAQAESALLIGDGAAAVLVGEPERPDQGVEAMRLETYPEGADYTRIRGGGSLLPPGHPDVTPLDFTFDMQGLRVLKLASQVVPGFLERLRPGLSGGLPGIDRVIPHQASQAGLDLMRRYGWPEERVEVTLPTLGNVIAASLPLTLHQAMTEGRARAGDTLLLIGTGAGLSVGGLILRL is encoded by the coding sequence ATGACTGGCACCCTGAACATCCGCATCCTGGCGACCGCCCAGGCCCTTCCCCGGCGCGTGGTGAGCACGGCCGAGGCTGCCGACTGGTGCGGGGTAAACCCCCACATTGCCGAGCGCCGGACGGGCGTGCGGGAACGGCGCTGGCTGTCCGGCGGGGAAACGGCCCTGACCCTGGGGGCGCAGGCGGCGCGGGAGGCGATTCGGGCCGCCGGACTCGCCCCGAACGATGTGGACGTGCTCCTGAACGCGAGCGGCAGCCAGCTTCAGCCCATCCCCGACGGGGCGGCGCTGCTCGCCTGCGAACTCGGCCTGCGCGGGGCGGCGACCTACAGCCTGCACGGCACCTGCCTGAGTTTCCTGCTCGCCCTGCATCACGCGGCGCTGCTCGTCCACACGGGTCAGGCCCGGCGCGTCCTGATCGTGAGCAGCGAGGCCGGGAGCGTGGGCCTCAACCCGGCCCAGGCGGAGAGTGCCCTCCTGATCGGGGACGGGGCGGCAGCCGTCCTGGTGGGCGAGCCCGAGCGGCCTGACCAGGGCGTGGAGGCCATGCGGCTCGAAACGTACCCCGAGGGAGCGGATTACACCCGGATTCGCGGCGGCGGCAGCCTGCTTCCCCCCGGTCACCCCGACGTGACACCGCTGGACTTCACCTTCGACATGCAGGGCCTGCGCGTCCTGAAACTCGCCTCGCAGGTCGTGCCGGGCTTTCTGGAACGGCTGCGGCCCGGGCTGAGTGGGGGCCTCCCCGGCATCGACCGCGTCATTCCCCACCAGGCGAGCCAGGCGGGCCTCGACCTGATGCGCCGTTACGGCTGGCCGGAGGAGCGGGTGGAGGTGACCCTCCCCACCCTGGGCAACGTGATCGCCGCCAGCCTGCCGCTGACGCTGCACCAGGCGATGACGGAAGGAAGAGCGCGAGCGGGCGACACGTTGCTCCTCATCGGCACGGGGGCGGGGCTGAGCGTGGGCGGGTTGATCCTGAGGTTATGA